The Scleropages formosus chromosome 11, fSclFor1.1, whole genome shotgun sequence genome window below encodes:
- the LOC108926731 gene encoding disintegrin and metalloproteinase domain-containing protein 10-like: MNLAVAFRLELLLVWFHCIRNTPGQLNNPLTKYIRHYEGLSYDTDSLHSKHQRARRAISHQDSFVHLDFHTHGRHFNLRMKRDTSLFSHDFKLEMSGVEEDYDTSHIYTGELYGEMGTLTHGSIVDGKFEGFIKTHQGTYYVEPSERYLKDRDVPYHSVIYHEDDIHYPHKYGAQGGCADRSVFERMKKYQQSAVEDPKEETSQAVLEEEPSDGPLILRKKRATQAEKNTCQLFIQTDHLFYNFYGSREAVIAQISSHVKAIDAIYQSTDFQGIRNISFMVKRIRINTTNDERDKSNPFRFANIGVEKFLELNSEQNHDDYCLAYVFTDRDFDDGVLGLAWVGAPSGSSGGICEKSKQYSDGKRKSLNTGIITVQNYASHVPPKVSHITFAHEVGHNFGSPHDSGNECTPGESKTQDMKERGNYIMYARATSGDKLNNNKFSTCSVRNISQVLEKKRASCFVESGQPICGNGLVEAGEECDCGYSDQCKDQCCYDANQPDGQKCKLKPNKVCSPSQGPCCTFECTFKSSQEKCREESDCAREGMCNGISAQCPASEPKANLTECHGATQVCLNGVCSGSICEKHNLEVCTCASVDGKDETELCHVCCMEKMKPSTCSSTSSEKWAHFFNRKVITLQPGSPCNDFRGYCDVFMKCRLVDADGPLARLKKALFNPELYENIAEWIVAHWWAVLLMGIALIMLMAGFIKICSVHTPSSNPKLPPPKPLPGTLKRRRPQHPQTQAQPPRHHRQPRESYQMGQMRR, from the exons ACATTTTAATCTGAGAATGAAGAGGGACACCTCCCTGTTCTCGCATGACTTCAAACTGGAAATGTCAGGAGTGGAGGAAGATTATGACACCTCCCATATCTATACTGGAGAACTCTATG GTGAGATGGGCACTCTGACCCATGGCTCCATTGTGGACGGCAAGTTTGAGGGCTTCATCAAGACCCACCAGGGCACCTACTACGTGGAGCCCTCTGAAAGATACCTGAAAGACCGTGATGTGCCCTACCACTCTGTCATCTACCATGAAGATGACATCC ATTATCCACATAAGTACGGTGCCCAGGGAGGTTGTGCTGACCGCTCTGTCTTCGAAAGGATGAAAAAGTACCAGCAATCTGCAGTGGAGGACCCAAAAGAG GAAACCAGCCAGGctgtgctggaggaggagccaTCTGATGGACCACTGATCCTTCGGAAGAAGAGAGCCACACAGGCAGAGAAGAATACTTGCCAGCTCTTCATCCAAACGGATCACCTTTTCTACAACTTCTATGGCTCCAGAGAGGCTGTGATTGCACAG ATTTCCAGCCATGTTAAGGCAATTGATGCCATATACCAGAGTACAGACTTCCAGGGTATTCGTAACATCAGCTTTATGGTGAAGAGAATTCGG ATCAATACCACAAACGATGAGCGAGACAAATCCAACCCATTCCGCTTTGCCAACATTGGAGTGGAGAAGTTTCTGGAGCTCAACTCGGAGCAGAACCATGACGACTATTGCCTGGCCTATGTCTTCACAGACAGAGACTTTGATGATGGGGTGTTGGGCCTGGCCTGGGTGGGGGCCCCTTCAG GAAGCTCGGGTGGCATTTGTGAAAAGAGCAAGCAGTACTCTGACGGGAAAAGAAAGTCCCTCAACACTGGCATCATCACAGTGCAGAACTATGCCTCTCACGTCCCACCCAAGGTCTCTCATATCACCTTTGCTCACGAGGTTGGCCACAACTTTGGCTCACCA CATGATTCTGGCAATGAGTGCACTCCTGGAGAGTCCAAGACACAGGACATGAAGGAGAGAGGCAACTACATCATGTATGCCAGGGCTACGTCTGGGGATAAgctcaacaacaacaaattcTCCACCTGCAGTGTGCGCAACATCAGCCAGGtgctggaaaagaaaagagcCTCCTGCTTTGTGG aGTCTGGCCAGCCCATATGTGGGAATGGGCTGGTGGAAGCGGGTGAAGAATGTGATTGTGGGTATAGTGATCAGTGCAAGGACCAATGTTGCTATGATGCCAACCAACCAGATGGCCAGAAGTGTAAACTGAAGCCCAACAAAGTCTGCAG CCCCAGCCAGGGCCCCTGCTGCACTTTTGAGTGCACCTTCAAAAGCAGTCAGGAGAAGTGTCGAGAGGAGTCTGACTGTGCCCGTGAGGGCATGTGTAACGGTATCTCAGCCCAGTGCCCTGCCTCCGAACCCAAAGCCAACTTAACTGAGTGCCATGGGGCAACGCAAGTGTGCCTGAATGGG GTGTGCTCAGGCTCCATCTGTGAGAAACACAATCTAGAGGTGTGTACCTGTGCCAGTGTGGATGGCAAGGATGAGACAGAGCTGTGCCATGTCTGCTGCATGGAGAAAA TGAAGCCAAGTACATGTAGCAGCACTAGCTCTGAGAAATGGGCGCACTTCTTCAACAGGAAGGTGATCACACTACAGCCCGGCTCACCCTGCAATGACTTCAGGGGCTACTGTGACGTCTTCATGAAGTGCCGCCTCGTGGATGCCGATGGCCCCCTGGCCAGGCTCAAGAAGGCCCTTTTCAATCCTGAGCTTTATGAGAACATTGCAGAGTGGATTGTG GCTCACTGGTGGGCTGTTCTGTTGATGGGTATCGCACTCATCATGCTTATGGCGGGCTTCATTAAGATCTGCAGTGTCCACACCCCCAGCAGCAACCCCAAGCTGCCACCACCCAAACCACTTCCAG GAACGCTGAAGCGGAGAAGACCTCAGCACCCGCAGACCCAAGCAcagccaccacgccaccaccgCCAGCCCAGAGAAAGCTATCAGATGGGCCAAATGAGACGTTGA